In Geobacter anodireducens, a genomic segment contains:
- a CDS encoding hydrogenase HoxE, which yields MNPTDNSPGKGTPDGLAADPRFKVVERTLKQYQYRADALLEVLHVAQETFGCLSDELMNHVARQLRVPPSRVYGVATFYHFFTLEARGEHSCVVCTGTACYVKRSAEIVARLENEFGVKAGKTTADGKLTLSTVRCLGSCGLAPIVVLDGETMGRCTPDSAATAVRVMLTEKGPAREEAARTGHRRKGEEP from the coding sequence GTGAACCCCACGGATAACTCGCCAGGGAAGGGCACGCCCGACGGGCTTGCCGCCGATCCGCGCTTCAAGGTGGTCGAGCGGACCCTTAAACAGTATCAGTACCGGGCCGATGCTCTCCTGGAGGTTCTTCACGTGGCCCAGGAGACCTTCGGCTGTCTCAGCGACGAGCTGATGAACCACGTGGCCCGGCAACTCCGTGTCCCACCAAGCCGCGTCTACGGCGTCGCCACTTTTTATCACTTCTTTACCCTTGAGGCCCGGGGCGAGCACTCCTGCGTGGTCTGCACCGGCACTGCCTGTTACGTGAAACGCTCGGCCGAGATCGTGGCGCGCCTCGAAAACGAGTTCGGCGTGAAGGCCGGCAAAACCACGGCCGACGGCAAGCTCACCCTGTCGACGGTCCGCTGCCTCGGCAGTTGCGGGCTGGCCCCCATCGTGGTGCTCGACGGGGAAACCATGGGACGCTGTACCCCTGATTCGGCCGCCACCGCCGTCCGGGTCATGCTGACGGAAAAGGGGCCGGCGCGTGAGGAAGCGGCCCGGACGGGCCACCGCCGCAAGGGGGAAGAGCCATGA